In Palaemon carinicauda isolate YSFRI2023 chromosome 18, ASM3689809v2, whole genome shotgun sequence, a genomic segment contains:
- the LOC137657179 gene encoding serine/arginine repetitive matrix protein 2-like — protein MDVDLDHWLPDMERLESFPTLPTEVPDDFLQPSTSGIQRPKKSPAVPASSRHVVNAVSSGSSDIYSSSEEDVKVKHRRRREQSRTERSRSRSRSRYSRKQSRSPSRKYRRSVSPGGAWIYVSSRESKVLRSPDHQSSERSPRRPPSKHGLDPRDLARRKDLSIRHKSSRPPVHLARRGETRFLPAQLGRKNQGKVYVPEGRRPGPCKVETAVDILSQGVSDDRASSAPVCFSPAKASMMEEMSRDLINVSSWLDWWASTLVGVLASYDPDQQSLMRDLITSGGKTLKFLTYQSLALTANWVLRKRDTVLTKVSRKVPDREARAIRSLPLWGESLFPMKELEALMEKVSKRKEANVTKPAASRRPPYKRSVSDSAATPQASSSTTRREAPSSSWSSTPQPSRRGTSTLSSSFRSGYSASRRGRSGRSSRRR, from the exons ATGGATGTAGACCTGGATCACTGGCTCCCGGACATGGAACGGTTGGAGTCGTTCCCAACCCTTCCCACGGAAgttcccgatgacttcctccagccctcgacctctggcattcaacgtccgaagaagtcccccgcagtccccgcttccAGCCGACACGTGGTGAACGCAGTGTCGTCTGGCTCTTCGgacatctattcctcgtcagaggaagacgtcaaggtgaaacaccgccgtcggagggagcAGTCCAGGACCGAGcgttccaggtcaaggtcgcgctcTCGTTACAGCAGGAAACAatcccgctccccgagccgtaagtataggaggagtgtatctcccgggggcgcctggatCTACGTTTCGTCGCGGGAATCGAAGGTGCTTCGGTCCCCAGACCACCAGTCCAGCGAGCGGTCCCCAAGGCGGCCGCCCTCCAAGcacggccttgaccctcgcgacctggctcgcaggaaagacctctctattaggcataagtcctcgaggcctccggttcacctcGCCcggcggggggaaacgcgcttcttaccagcccagctg GGCCGCAAGaaccaagggaaggtctatgtgcccgAGGGTCGTCGCCCAGGCCCGTGTAAAGTGGAGACAGCCGTGGACATTCTGAGCCAAGGCGTTTCTGACGACAGAgcttcttcggccccagtctgtttctcacctgcaaaggcctccatgatggaggagatgtcgcgagacttgattaacgtctcctcttggctagactggtgggcgtcCACGTTAGTGGGTGTGCTAGCCTCCTACGACCCTGACCAGCAAAGCctgatgagggacctcattacctctgGGGGTAAAACCCTAAAATTCCTCACTtatcagtctctcgcccttacagccaactgggttctccgtaagagagacacggTTCTCACCAAAGTGTCCCGGAAagtaccggacagggaggcgcgagcaattcgcagcctccccctgtggggagagtcgcTTTTTCCGATGAAAGAGTTAGAGGCCTTGATGGAAAAGGTCTCGAAGaggaaggaggccaacgtcaccaAACCGGCAGCATCAAGGAGGCCTCCATACAAGAGATCCGTCTCggacagcgccgcgacgccccaagcctcttccagcactacgaggagagaagccccctcatcctcctggtcctcaactccgcaaccctcccgcagaggTACTTCAACActctcaagctccttcaggtcgggttactccgcttctaggagaggcagatcaggccgctcctctagaagaaggtag